The Acanthochromis polyacanthus isolate Apoly-LR-REF ecotype Palm Island chromosome 5, KAUST_Apoly_ChrSc, whole genome shotgun sequence genome includes a window with the following:
- the LOC127534096 gene encoding solute carrier family 2, facilitated glucose transporter member 10-like: protein MKRARKGQTTILHCWSTPTTKKKEISSLKRDCSILLLASVVSTLGGLVFGYELGIISGALLQIKTEFGLSCVQQEALVSSLLTGALLASVAGGCLIDRHGRRNSILLSNVLVLTGSLVLLISSYPALVLGRITVGFAICISSMSCCIFVSEMVTPDRRGFLVTLYEAGITVGILAAYAMNYILSGSETGWKWMFGLAVVPALVQLVSIWFLPSNAKESFSQRELMETIETQEADDGKVISSKENKAVQYSSFYLFQRHDNMRTRTVIGLGLVLFQQFTGQPNVLFYASTIFHSVGFESDASAVLASVGLGLVKVIATLTSMVFLDRVGRRPLLISSCSVMAVCLITIGLLSGRSLMKSMKPCDSQNVTLVNRTHLPQSPALSPAVVEPPLSESHHFFNNNTKDEDQMSNKVRQASPESSPNVHSTVVNWIILMCMMAVVSGYSAGFGPS from the exons atgaaaagagcgcgaaaaggacaaacaacaaTTCTTCATTGTTGGTCAACaccaacaactaaaaaaaaggaaatatcttCACTAAAAAGAG ATTGCTCCATCCTCCTGCTGGCCAGCGTGGTCTCCACTCTGGGCGGCCTGGTGTTCGGTTACGAGCTGGGCATCATCTCTGGCGCTCTGCTGCAGATCAAGACCGAGTTCGGCCTCTCGTGTGTCCAGCAGGAGGCTCTAGTCAGCTCTTTGTTGACCGGAGCCTTGCTGGCCTCCGTCGCTGGTGGCTGCTTGATCGACCGTCATGGCCGCAGGAACTCCATCCTCCTCAGCAACGTCCTGGTCCTCACTGGCAGCCTGGTCCTGCTCATCAGCTCCTACCCGGCGCTGGTGCTGGGCAGGATCACGGTGGGCTTCGCCATCTGCATTTCCTCCATGTCCTGCTGCATCTTTGTGTCAGAGATGGTGACTCCTGACCGAAGAGGCTTCCTGGTAACGCTGTATGAAGCAGGGATCACTGTGGGCATCCTGGCAGCTTATGCTATGAACTACATCCTGTCAGGGTCTGAAACAGGGTGGAAGTGGATGTTCGGGTTGGCTGTGGTGCCGGCTTTGGTGCAGCTGGTCTCCATCTGGTTTCTCCCGTCCAATGCTAAGGAAAGTTTCAGCCAAAGAGAGCTCATGGAGACCATTGAAACCCAAGAAGCAGACGACGGCAAAGTCATCTccagcaaagaaaacaaggcAGTTCAGTACAGCAGCTTCTATCTGTTCCAGCGCCATGACAACATGAGGACTCGCACCGTCATCGGGCTGGGACTGGTTCTGTTTCAGCAGTTCACGGGGCAGCCCAACGTCCTCTTCTACGCCTCCACCATCTTCCACTCGGTGGGGTTTGAGAGCGACGCCTCGGCAGTGCTGGCGTCGGTTGGTTTGGGGTTGGTCAAAGTGATCGCAACTCTGACGTCGATGGTGTTTTTAGACAGAGTGGGGAGGAGGCCTCTACTCATCAGCAGCTGTTCTGTCATGGCTGTTTGTCTGATCACCATCGGACTCCTCAGCGGACGATCGCTGATGAAATCTATGAAGCCTTGTGATTCTCAGAACGTCACTCTGGTCAACAGAACACATCTACCTCAATcacctgctctcagtccagCAGTTGTGGAACCACCTCTTAGTGAAAGTCACCATTTTttcaataacaacacaaaagatGAAGATCAAATGTCCAATAAAGTCAGACAGGCTTCTCCAGAGTCTTCTCCAAACGTCCACAGCACAGTTGTGAACTGGATCATTCTCATGTGTATGATGGCGGTTGTCAGCGGATATTCAGCTGGATTTGGACCAAGTTAG
- the tp53rk gene encoding EKC/KEOPS complex subunit TP53RK — protein sequence MAALEFLKTAELLKQGAEARVYRAEFLGKPTIVKERFPKRYRHPTLDEKLTHRRTTQEVRSILRCRRAGIHAPVVYFVDYTSHCIFLEEIMGSLTVRDHIASSQQSDSGVEQSLLQLAERVGQILAKMHDEDVIHGDLTTSNMLLRRSQKDGESELVLIDFGLSYISALPEDKGVDLYVLEKAFLSTHPNTEELFEKLLKSYAASSKKSSAVIKKLDEVRLRGRKRSMVG from the exons ATGGCGGCGTTGGAGTTCCTTAAAACAGCAGAGTTACTGAAACAAGGAGCAGAAGCCCGAGTTTACCGGGCAGAGTTTCTGGGAAAACCGACTATAGTGAAGGAAAGATTCCCGAAACGTTACAGACACCCGACGCTGGATGAGAAGCTGACACACCGCCGGACCACGCAGGAGGTCCGGTCCATCCTGCGGTGCCGGAGAGCGG GCATACATGCACCTGTGGTCTACTTTGTGGACTACACCTCCCACTGTATTTTCCTGGAGGAAATCATGGGTTCGTTGACTGTGCGTGACCACATTGCATCCAGTCAGCAGTCTGACTCCGGTGTAGAGCAGAGTCTGCTGCAGCTGGCTGAGCGGGTCGGTCAGATATTAGCCAAGATGCACGATGAGGACGTCATACACGGAGACCTGACCACCTCCAACATGCTGCTGAGACGCAGCCAGAAGGACGGAGAGTCTGAGCTGGTCCTCATCGACTTCGGCTTGAGTTACATCTCGGCTCTTCCAGAAGACAAGGGGGTGGACCTGTATGTTCTGGAGAAGGCTTTCCTCAGCACCCACCCGAACACCGAGGAGCTGTTTGAGAAGCTGCTGAAGAGCTACGCTGCGTCATCCAAGAAGTCGTCGGCCGTCATCAAAAAGCTCGACGAGGTTCGGttgagagggaggaagaggtcCATGGTGGGATGA